TGTTCAAGTGCGTGATCCCCCACTGGGGCGTATGGGTTACAGCCCCCAGGGCAACTGAAACTCCTCAGGCTCCAGAGGGCTGAAGTGAGTCGCCTCCACGTTCTTGAGGTGCTTCCGAGCCAGGAACAGTGCGAGCCGCCGGCGCCGCCGCGAGCTCAGGCCCTGGCCCACCAGCCATGGGAAGGCGGGTCCGTGTGGCCCCTGGGCCTCCTCGCCCTGCAGCCCCTCTTCGCAGCGTGCACGGTAGGAGCGCAGCAGCGCCAGGCACCACTTCTCGTCCACGCGGCAGCGTGCATAGAAGGCGGCCTCTTGCGCCAAGCTGCCAGCGCGCAGCCAGCGGATGACGACTGAACGGCCCTCCGGCGCCATCACGGCGGGGTAGCGGTGCTCCAGCAGGCGCAGCAGCAGCTCGTTGCCCCGGTTGCCCTCCACGCCGCCGGGTGACAGGGGGCGCAGGCGGCCCGAGGTGCTGACCACGTCGTCCTGCGTGCGTCGGAGCAGCAGCACCGGCCCCGGGTAGCAGCACAGCTGCTCGGCCACGTTAAGGTTGAAGTGCTCGCGCACGGTGCGCACCACCAGCCCCTTCCAGCTGTGGGGCATGACCTTCAGCGCCAGCGGCACGAGGTCGTCAAAGGTGGCATCCAGCACCAGTGCACCCAGCCCCGGGTAGGTCATGGTGGCCCAGGTGGCCGTGAAGCCGCCGACAGACCAGCCGTAGACCACCACGTGCGCGGGCGAGAAGTGCAGGCAGTGCAGTGCGTACTGGACCACCACGTCCATGGCGTTGGCGTCGTGCTGAGGGGAGGGCACGCCAGTGCTGCCGCCGAAGCCGGGGTGGTTCCAGCCCAGCACGGAGTAGCCGGCCTCGAGCGGCGCAGACAGACAGCCCATCTCATAGAAGCCGGCGTTGCCTTCGCAGCAGATGACGAGGCGCAGCCCGTGCCCTTGGCTGCCCGGGTCCTGGCGGCGGTCCATGAACATGGTATCGATTTCGTTGCCGTCACAGGCCACCAGCTTGGCGCGCCGGCCATGGTAGCGCTCCACGAGGCGCTCTTGGCCGTGCTGCAGTAGCGGCAGCAGCACGCGCCTCATCAGGGACAGGGAGCCGGGGTACACGAGCCAGCGGCCCAGCGAGTGGGCCAGCGCGTAACTAGCGAGGTGGCCGGGCAGCCCGCGGAGCTGCTGCAAgaggcactgcgcctggctgcgCACCCCACGTGGAGGCCGCCCCAGCGCGTCCCCGCCCAGCGCCTCGTCCCGCAGCAGCCACACGCCCGCCGCGGCGGCCAGCGCAGGTCAGCGCCCGGTGGCTGCTGCTCCCGCCCGCGGCGCGCACGTCATCCCAGCGGAAGGCCACGGGCCAGCTGCGGAATGTGTAGGTGTAGCTGGCGGTCAGGTATATCTTGAACACGTGCACCAACGCCTTCACGAAGCAGATGACGCACATGGGTGGTGGCCCCAACGCCCAGCCACTGGGCCGGGGTCACCGCGAGAGGCTCAGGGCAGTCTTAGGGGACACCGGCTCCCAGCCAGGCCCTGATGGCCTTTGTGACCTGGCCTTCTAGGGCCGAGGGAAGGCTACCTCCTGTTGCTAGGTGATGGGGCACAAAGGGTTCCCAGATATGATGGGCCCAAGGttctgcccctcccccaccttcGCCAAGACCCCACCGGCCAAACGCTCCCAGGCCCAGCTTTCCCACCCATGATTTGAGCAGCTACTGTCtccctttttcttatttatttattaaattgagatgtggtctcactatgctgcccaggctggccttgaactcctgggctcaagcgatcctcccacctccacctcccacagtgctgggattacaggtgtgagtccctaCGCCCAGCCTCCCTCTTCCTTAAAGTTAAGGTGGACAACCCCACAGGCCAGAAAGGGACAGCAAGGCCTCCTCCGCCTATACCGGGCTTGCTATGggtccccgcccccaccccttcAGGGTCCGCTGGTTTAAACCTCATCTCCCCAGGAGGGCAGGGTCAGGGACAGGGCTGCTGCTGCACCAGAAAGGTGGTATTTGCTCCCGGCCTGCTGGTTCCTCCCCTCCACACCTTCCTTCTTTGGTGCAGACCAGAAACAAGCCCCCTTCTTTTCTGGATCCTCTTTTCCCTGGCTGCCAGCAACAGCAGTGACCTTTTCGGGCGGGTCCTGCCTGGCTGGGGTTCCTCTTTCTCACTCCCGGGTTGAGCCCCCACTCCCAGGCTGTGCCCCCCCCTTTTCTGGAGGGGTAGGATGGGTTCCCCTTTTTCCCCTGCCCTGGAAAGGGGCAGCCCACCTGAGGGCAGGGTCGGAGGCCGCCCGCCAGGGGGAGCCCCAGGGAAGGAGGCAGCTCTGGGGACTCAACGGCTCCCCAGACCAGAAACAGAAATGCACAATCAGGGAGTTTGGCAAATCCAGCCAGAGCCTCTGAGCCCAGGTGCCAGGCCTGCCTGAGACCCCAGCCTTCTAGGGAAGGGGTAGTTTCAGGCTGAGGCACCCTCTCTCTGCTCTCCTGCTCAGTATCTGGTTTAGAGGCCCTACCTGACCCAAACAGGCCCCACCGCCGGTTGGGGAGTCCGCTGAGAACTGCTGCTGTCTTTAGGGGTTGGGGGACAGAAGGACAGGGACTAATTAACAAAGACAGCGATTTGGGGGGCTATTACCCCCATTCtaggttgccagataaaatacagaataataagCCAGTTAAATTGGAATtacaaataaatactttttggGTGTAAGTATGTTCCAACTACAACTTGAGacatacttatattttaaaattgttgatcTGAAATTCCAACTTAACTGGAtatcctgttttttgtttgtctgtttgtttgtttttgagatggagtctcactcttgtcgcccagactggagtgcaatggtgcaatcttggctcactgcaacctctgcctcccaggtgttcaagcgattctcctgcccagcctcccgagtagctgagattacaggcgcctgccgccacacccggctactttttgtacttttagtagagacgaggtttcaccatgttggtcaggctggtcgctaactcctgacctcaggtgatccgcccgcctcggcctccaaaagtgctgggattacaggcatgagccacctcgctgGCCTagatatattctgttttttttttttttttttttttttttgagacggagtctcgctgtgtcgcccaggctggagtgcagtggccggatctcagctcactgcaagctccgcctcccgggttcccgccattctcccgcctcagcctccgagtagctgggactacaggcgccgccaccacgcccggctagttttttgtatttttagtagagacggggtttcaccgtgttagccaggagggtctcgatctcctgaccttgtgatccgcccgcctcggcctcccaaagtgctgggattacaggcttgagccaccgcgcccggcgatatattctgtttttacatttgtttttgttttgctaaatctggcagTCCTACCCCCAGGCACACACACAGTTGAGATCCAGATGTTCCTGGTTATCCAGCTTTGATCTCGGATTGGCTGCTGTGCTCATTGGTCAAGGCCTGAGGACAAAGGGTGTCTCAGGGTCCACTGGTGCACCTGTCACACCATCCTTTCCACTGGGTCCTGGGCAGCAACAGGAGCCCTGCCTCAGGAGAAACCCCACAGGGTACTGCCCCTGGGGCCAAGGGATGGGCAAGGCCTCCCCTGGGGATTGGTGGTTCTGGTCCTGCTCAAGTGTCCGCCCCGACCCTGTGGGGGAAGGAGCCTGTTGTGGTTAGGGGTGGGGATGGAAGCTTCTGCAGAGGGTGGGAGATGGTGCCTTTCCCAGGAGCCTCTTTCATAAACTCAGCAGCTGCTTACTCTAGGCGGGTTGGGGCTGTGGGCCCAAAGGCTCTTGGCCCATTTTATGTGAGACTACAGGAGTGAACCCAGCAACAGAGCCGAGGATCTGACGGGGGTCCCTGCCTCCTCAGTTCAGATCCTGGCAGCGGGAGGAGTCCTGGAGGACTGTACATGTGGGATGTTGGATGCACTAAACTTATTTTGATTCCCCTGAACAGGTCCTGCTTGGAGGAGCCTCGTCCTCCGGGGGGCAGTCTCCCACCTTGATCTGCTCAGGGACTTGTTTGGAAATGGAGGCTTTTCTTTAGCCAGGCCCACCTGCCCTTAGCTACCCCCACAAcaacccacccacacacacatacacaga
This window of the Rhinopithecus roxellana isolate Shanxi Qingling chromosome 13, ASM756505v1, whole genome shotgun sequence genome carries:
- the ABHD16B gene encoding LOW QUALITY PROTEIN: protein ABHD16B (The sequence of the model RefSeq protein was modified relative to this genomic sequence to represent the inferred CDS: deleted 1 base in 1 codon) is translated as MCVICFVKALVHVFKIYLTASYTYTFRSWPVAFRWDDVRAAGGSSSHRALTCAAAAAGVWLLRDEALGGDALGRPPRGVRSQAQCLLQQLRGLPGHLASYALAHSLGRWLVYPGSLSLMRRVLLPLLQHGQERLVERYHGRRAKLVACDGNEIDTMFMDRRQDPGSQGHGLRLVICCEGNAGFYEMGCLSAPLEAGYSVLGWNHPGFGGSTGVPSPQHDANAMDVVVQYALHCLHFSPAHVVVYGWSVGGFTATWATMTYPGLGALVLDATFDDLVPLALKVMPHSWKGLVVRTVREHFNLNVAEQLCCYPGPVLLLRRTQDDVVSTSGRLRPLSPGGVEGNRGNELLLRLLEHRYPAVMAPEGRSVVIRWLRAGSLAQEAAFYARCRVDEKWCLALLRSYRARCEEGLQGEEAQGPHGPAFPWLVGQGLSSRRRRRLALFLARKHLKNVEATHFSPLEPEEFQLPWGL